CTGATCGCCACCAACCTTTCCTCCACCCAGCTGCGCGACCGCTACGGCGAGCGCATCACCTCCCGGCTGATGGACCGCAGCCGTTCCGTGGTATTCCTGCTGGCAGGGCAGGACGTGCGCATCCACAAGAAAAAATAATTTTTTCAGGAAATACACCAAAAAGGGCTGGTATTTTTTCAGCGAAGCGCTATAATGGTAACGCACACGAAAACAGGTAAAACGTTTGTGTACGCCGGCGTTGCACTTTTTAGCTCCCGCGGCGCTTTATTTCCCACCTTGTGTTATTGACACATAAAGCGAAATGTTTTTTCGAAAACGCAGCCGCGGGAGTTCTTTTTTTCAAAAGGGCAGCGCACGAAATGGACGCATAGGACGCGTCTTTTTTTGTGCCGAATTGCCCCTTGGCATGCCCTATGCTATGATAAATGTATGTGGTTTTTTCGAGTGAACGGGCGGGTGCCTTCCGTCTTGCCCGCCCCTTTACCCCCATTTTCCTCTGCGCCCGTGTGCGGGCGCGCCTCTCTGCGAGAAAGGAAGGATGTTTTCTCATGCGCTATGCAAAACTGCCTCGTGCGAAGGAGGAGATCTCCTGCATCACCATGGGCACCTGGGCCATCGGTGGCAACGGCTGGGGCGATGTGGACGACGACGTGTCGGTGGACGCGATCCACGCGATGATCGAGCAAGGGGTCAACCTGATCGACTGCGCGCCCCCCTACGGCTTCGGGCATGCTGAAGAGGTGCTGGGCCGTGCCATCGCGTCTCGGCGCGGCCAGGTGCGCGTGCTGACCAAGTTCGGCTCCACCTGGCCCAACGGGCCGGAAAAGGGCCTGGTGCGCAACAACTCGCGCCAGAGCTGCTTTGACGAGTGCGAAAAATCCCTGCGCCGCCTGCAGGTGGACTGCATCGACTACTACCTGGTGCACTGGCCGGACCCCAACGTGGAAGTGGAGGAGACCATGGCGGCCATGGTGGACCTGCAGAAGCAAGGCAAGATCCGGCATATCGGGGTATCCAACTTCCCCATCGACCTGCTGGAGCGCGCCATGCAGGTGGCAAACGTGGTGGTCAACCAGTTGCCCTTCTCCATGCTCAACCGCCACGCGGAGGATACCATGGCCTGGTGCAAAGCGCATGATATCGGCATTATCACCTACGGCTCGCTGGGCAGCGGCCTGCTCTCGGGCAAGGTGCGCGTCAACCCCAAGTACGAGATCACCGACGTACGGGGCCGTTTTTACGGCAAGTACTACGAAGACGAGATGTTCGCCAAGATCATGCGCTTGGTAGACACGCTCGATGCAATCGCCCAGGCGCGCGGCGTGCCCATCAGCCAGGTGGCGGTCAACTGGAGCGCCCAGCACCCGCTGGTGGATTCCCCCATCATGGGGGTGCGCACCCGCGCGCACGCGCTGGAGAACACCGCCGCCATGGACTGGACCCTCACGCCTGAGGAGATCGCGCGCATTGACAGCCGCATCGACGAGACCGTGGGGCGGGGTGCGGACGTCATCCACAAGACGCACGTCCAGAAAAAATAAGCGTGTTACCGGCAGGTGCGCCGGCTGACGAACCCATTTTGTGCATGCAATAAGGAGGAGTATTATGCATTTCAAACAGTTCCCCGGCACGGATATGAATGTCTCCACCATCTCGGTGGGCACCTGGGGCACCGGCGGATACGCCTGGGGCGAGGACTTTGACGAGGCCGCGGCCATCGACGCCATCGTGGCCATGCTCGATGCGGGCGTCAACTTCATCGATACCGCCCCCGCCTACGGCTGCGGCTACGCCGAGCAGCTGGTGGGCAAGGCCATCGCGGGCCGCAAGGACAAAGTCTTCATCGCCACCAAGTTCGGCTCCACCCAGCCCGGCGGCGTGGGCACCCCCTACATCCGCGACAATTCCCGCGCCAACTGCCTCAAGGAGTGCGACGAGTCCCTCTCCCGCCTGGGCGTGGACTGCATCGACCTGTACATCATCCACTGGCCCGATCCCAACGTGCCCATTGCAGAGACCATGGGCGCGCTGACCGATTTGCAGAAGGCGGGCAAAATCCGCTACATCGGCGTGTCCAACTTCTCCCCCGCGCAGATCGAGGAGGCGCGCGCCTACGGCGAGATCGTGATGAACCAGCTGCCCTACTCCATGATCAACCGCTACGCGGAGGACACCATGGCCTGGTGCATGCAGCACGGCGCGGGCATCATGACCTACGGCTCCCTGGGCGCGGGGCTGCTCTCGGGCAAAATCCGCCAGAAGCCCCAGTTCTCTCCCGAGGACATCCGCGGCGGCTTCTACGGCAACATCTACGCCGAGCCCAACTTCTCCAATACCATGAAGTTGATGGAGACCCTGGACGCCATCGCGGCGGATCACAGCGTGCCCGTCAGCCAGGTGGCTATCAACTGGAGCCGGCAGCATCCGCTGGTCACCAGCGCCATTTTGGGCGTGCGCTCGCGCAGGCACGCGCTGGAAAACGCGGCGGCCCTCTCTTGGGACCTCTCCGATGCGGAGATGGCGCGTATCAACCTGGCCATTGAGGCCACCGTGGGCATGGGCGCCTCGGTGGGGCCGGCCAAAAAGGGCGACTGATTCCCCCGCCCTGCACAAAGATCGGTCAACCGGGCGGTGCGCTGCGGCGCACCGCCCGGTTTTTACGCAGCCGTCGCATGGCCCGCCACGCGACGGCAAGGCTCCCCCTCGCGCGCCTTCTTCGGGCGCCGCTTGGCGCCTTTCCCCCGCCCCTTTTTGCATCGCGGCACTTCCTCCGCCTTTTTGCCTGGCCCTTCTTCCTGCGCTGTGCGCGGATGGCGGCGCGCAGCAGGGGCTGCTGCGCATGTGCGCATCATCTCTGCGCTTTGCTGCACCCCATCCGCCTTTGATGCTGCCCCCTACCGGCCGCGGTTGGTTTGCCGCGTTCCATGCACACGTGATGGACGTAATTTGGCAGCGCGTCTCGCCGCAGGGCTTGCTTCCACACCTTTTTTGCCCCAGCGGGACTTGACAATGCCCGCGCGGGGTGCTATCGTTCTGGATGATTATTCGTATACGAACGTATCTGTTTTATTGTAGTTTAGGAGGTGTACAAGGTTGCATGTGGGATATGCTGTTTGATTTCGCGTGGATCGACCAGTTCAAGTCCATCTTCCGGCGCTTCCACCGCCAGCTTGACCAGCTCTACGCCCCTTACGGGCTGACAGCCGTGCAGGCGGGTGTGCTCATCAGCCTCAATCGCTTCGGCGAGCAGACGCTGGGGGAGCTGTCCGGGCATCTATCCCTGTCCAAGAGCAACCTCTCCACCCTGTGCAAGCGCATGGCGCGCGACGGCTGGGTGGACCGCGTGCGCGACGGGGAGGATGAGCGGCGCGTGTACATCCGCCTGACGCAACGCGCCCAGGGCGTGCTATGCCGCGTACAGGCGCAGCAGGCCACGCGCCTGCAGCAGGCGGGGGCCGCGCTCACCCAAAGCGACAAGCTGCAGGTGCTGCGCGGATTGGAAACCTTGGATACCTACCTGCGCCGTCTGGAAGAATAGAGGCATGCGCTGTGCAAAGGTTGAAAAAGAAGGGAGCATGTTTGATGCATTACCAAGGGATATGTACCCTGCGGCTGCAGGCGGGCATGGCATTGTGCGCGCCTGGCGCGGCAAGCGCGGCGCAGCGTGACGCCGCCGGATCGAGGCGCGGGCGCGTTTTGGCGCGGCGCGTGCTTTTGCCGCATGCTGTACGCGAGAAAGAAGGGCTGCTATGAAACGCATTTTTAAGGAGCTTTCGCGCTTTAAGCTAGAGCTGCTGCTGGTGATCCTCAGCGTGTTTGGCACGGTGTACGGCAACCTGAGTCTGCCCAACTACCTGTCGCGCATCATCAACGAGGGTATCGCGCGCCAAGACACGGCGCTGATCCTCAACACCGGGCTGATCATGCTGGGCTTTACCCTGCTTGCCATGGTGTGCAACGTTCTCACAGGCCTGTTCGCCTCGCGCATCGCCATGGGGCTGGGGCGCAACGTCCGCTCCCAGGTATTTGCCAAGGTGCAGCACTTTTCGCAGGAGGAATTTGACCACTTCTCCACCGCCTCGCTGATCACCCGCACCAACAACGATATCCTGCAGACGCAGAACTTTATGGTGATGTTTCTGCGCATTATCCTGATGGCGCCCATCATGTGCATAGGCGGCGTGGCGATGGCCTACGCCAAGAGCCCCACCATGAGCATGGTGCTGCTCGTGTCCATCCCCCTTTTGATCGTGCTGGTGGTGCTCATCGCCCGCAGGGCGCTTCCCCTGTCGCGCGCCATGCAGAAAAAGGTGGACCGCATCAACCTGGTGCTGCGCGAGAAGCTCACCGGCATCCGGGTGATCCGCGCCTTTGGCACGGAAAAGCACGAGGACGAACGCTTTGCCCAGGCCAACGACGATTTGATGCGCAACGCTATGAAGATGCAACGCACCATGGCGCTGCTGATGCCCGCGCTGCTGCTGGTGCTCAACGGCACGGTGGTGTTTCTGCTGTGGTTCGGCGGGCAGGGCGTGCCCTCGGGCGCGACGCGCACGGGCGACATCATCGCGGTGATCCAGTACGTGATGCAGATCATGATGTCCGTGGCCATGCTATCGATGGTGTTTGTGATGTACCCCCGCGCCGCAGCCAGTGCAGAGCGCATCGGCGAGGTGATGGACACCCAGCCGAGCATCACTGACCCCCCGCAGCCCAAGGATAACCCCGCTGTGCGCGGCCACCTCGCCTTCCAGGACGTGACGTTCACCTTCCCGGGCAGCGACGAGCCGGCGCTTCGGCACATCAGCTTTGAGGCGCGCCCGGGCGAGACCACCGCCATCATCGGCTCCACCGGCGCGGGCAAGAGCGCGCTTGTGAATCTGATTCCCCGCTTTTACGACGTGCAGCAGGGCGCGGTGCTGATCGACGGCGTCAACGTCAAGGATTATGACCACGCGGTGCTGCGCAGAAAGATCGGCTACGTGCCCCAGAAGGCGTTGCTCTTCAACGGCGACGTGCGCGAAAACATCCGCTTTGGCGACGCAGAGGCGGACGATGCGCGCGTGGAGGAGGCGGCGCGCATCGCGCAGGCCTACGACTTTGTCGCCGCCAAAAAAAGCGGCTTTGACAGCCACATCGCCCAGGGCGGCGGCAACGTATCGGGCGGGCAGCGCCAGCGCCTGGCCATCGCGCGCGCCATTGTGCGCAGGCCGGAGATCTACATCTTTGACGACAGCTTCTCCGCCCTGGACTTTAAGACCGACGCGGCCCTGCGCGAGGCGCTGGCCGCCGAGACCAGCCAGGCCACGGTGCTCATCGTGGCCCAGCGTGTCAGCACCATTATGAACGCCCAGCGCATCATCGTGCTGGATGACGGCGAGATGGTGGGCATGGGCACCCACCGCGAGCTGCTCAATACCTGCGAGACGTATCGGGAAATCGTGCAATCGCAGCTGTCGGAGGAGGAGATGGCACTATGATGCGTTCCCATGGACGCGCCGTCTCGGACGGCAACAAACCCAAGGACCTCAAGGGCACCTTCAAGCGGCTGTTCGGCTACATGTCCCCCTACAAAAAGGGGTTGATCGCCATGGTGGTCTGCGTGGTGGTATCCACCATCTTTACCAGCCTGGGGCCCTACATCCTGGGCCTGTCCACCGACACCATCGCCAAAACCGTCACTGAAAACATGCCGGTGGCAGAGGCGTTTGCCCGGTTCATCCGCATCCTGGTTCTGCTGGCGGCGGTGTACCTGCTTTCCTCGGCGTTCAAGTACCTGGCCATGTACCTGATGGCGGGCGTATCGGAGCGCACCATGTACGATTTGCGTCACGCGGTGGACGCCAAGCTCAAGCGGCTGCCGTTGAACTACTTTGACTCCCACGCCTACGGCGACGTGCTCTCGCGCGTGACGAACGACGTGGATACCGTGGCAAACTCCCTGCAGCAGAGCGTGGACCAGCTGATATCCGCGGTGGTGAGCATTGTGTGCATCTTTACCATGATGCTCATCGTCAGCCCCATTTTGACGCTGATCGGCCTTGTCACCATCCCCATCACACTGTTTATCTCCATGCGCATCATCAAGCGCTCGCAGAAATACTTCCGCGGCCAGCAGCGCGCGCTGGGGGATATCAACGGCTACGTGGAGGAGATGTACAACGGCCACAACGTCATCGCCGCCTTCGGGCGGGAAGAGAGCGTCATCCAGGGCTTTGAGGCGGCCAACGCCGTGCTCTACAACAACGCCTGGAAGGCCCAGTTCGCCTCCAGCATCATCATGCCCATGACCCAGGCCCTCACCAACGTGGGCTACGTGGCCGTGGCCGTGACCAGCGGCTTTCTGGTCATCGGCGGCAGGCTCTCCATCGGCATGATCCAGTCCTTCATCCAGTACCTGCGACAGTTCTCCCAGCCCATCACGCAGGTGGCGCAGATCGCCAACGTGCTACAGTCCACCGCTGCGGCGGGCGAGCGCATCTTCCAGTTCCTGGACGAATCGGAAGAACCGCAGGAAAACCCGCAGCCCCAGTTCCCCGCCCAGATCAAGGGGGACGTCACCTTCGATCACGTGCGCTTTGGCTACAGCAGCGACCGCGTGCTGATTCAGGATTTGAACCTGCACGTGCCCGCCGGAGACAAGGTGGCCATCGTGGGCCCCACCGGCGCGGGCAAGACCACCCTGGTCAACCTGCTGCTGCGCTTTTACGATGTATCCGGCGGCGCCATCCGCATCGACGGCGTGGACATCCGCGACATGACGCGCGAAAAGCTGCGCTCCCTGTTCGGCATGGTGCTGCAGGATACCTGGCTGTTCACCGGCACCATTGCCGACAACATCCGCTACGGCAAGCTGGACGCCACCGACGAGGAAGTCGTCGCCGCGGCCAAGGCCGCGCACTGCCACAGCTTTATCAAGACCCTGCCCGGCGGCTACAACATGATGCTGGAGGAGGGCGCCACCAACCTGGCCCAGGGCCAGCGCCAGCTGCTCACCATCGCCCGGGCCATTTTGGCGGACTGCCCCATATTGATACTGGACGAGGCCACAAGCTCGGTGGATACCCGCACCGAGGTGCGCATCCAAAAGGCCATGAACAACCTGATGCGCGGGCGCACAAGTTTTGTGATCGCCCACCGCCTCTCCACCATCAAGGATTCCGAGATGATCCTCTACATGCAGGACGGGGACATCAAGGAAACGGGCAACCACAAAACGTTGCTGGCCAGGGGCGGCTACTACGCCAAGCTTTACAACAGCCAGTTTGCGGAGAACAACGCGCGCGCGTAAAAGCGATGCGGGCAATAAAAAAGGGCCGCCGGCGCATGCCGGCGGCTTTTTTGGTTTGTGAAATATCGTTACTCCTCATCAGGAATATAGGTGGCGATGTCCTCCAAATTGCACGATAAAATGCGGCACAGCTTATTAAGCGTGGCTGTCGTGACATTTCCATTGGTTCTCAGCCTGCGGATGACCTGCGTATCGAAATTATACCGCTCACGCAGAATATACGTGGTTATGCCTCGAGACGCCATCACATCCCACAATTTTGAAAAGATGATCATCTATTCACCCCAGCTTTTGTTTGTATGTTTTCATTATGGGGTTTATAATCACCATATGATAAGGTGTTTATAAGCTTCATGAAGTTTATAAACTCCATATTCACATCACAAAATTGGGGGGAATCCTATGCATGGCAACGATCGCAAAAAGGGCCACGATCAACTTCCTTTTCTGAACATGCTGCTGCAACAAACCGCCAAAGAGCGCACCGTTTCCCGCACCATCTGCTTTACGCAGGGCCTCTACGCCCGCCTGAAGCGCGAGGCGCAAACGCACCGTATACCGCTTAGCCTGCTTGTGCGCCAGGCCTGCGCGTACGCGCTGGACAATATGGAGGAGGAGACATAAGCGGGCCGAAAAAGGGCCGCCGGTGCGTATGCACATCGGCGGCTCCTTTTTTGTGCGTCTGTTGTGAGCAGGGCGGGGTTTATCCCCTGCGATTGGCCCATGTTTGCCATCTTTCAATCCGCGCGCGCCTCGCGGCGTGCGACGCGGGAGGCCGAGATTGCCGGATTCAAAAAGCAATTTCAATCCACGTGCGCCTCGCGGCGCACGACGCAGTCGTCCTTGAGGCCAAGCAGCATTGCGCGATTTCAATCCACGTGCGCCTCGCGGCGCACGACTGGCACCATAGGTCAAGCCATGCATCGGCTTCGCTATTTCAATCCACGTGCGCCTCGCGGCGCACGACTGACATTGCAACGATATCGTTGTAGTATAGAATTATTTCAATCCACGTGCGCCTCGCGGCGCACGACGTCAGGCGTAAGCACCTTGATGCCATAGTGGTAATTTCAATCCACGTGCGCCTCGCGGCGCACGACGCGCCGGGTCTCCCGCTGCGCGCGGACGGATACATTTCAATCCACGTGCGCCTCGCGGCGCACGACGACGCCGTTTTCATGACGGACGGCAAGTCCTGACCATTTCAATCCACGTGCGCCTCGCGGCGCACGACTGTTATGTTTACAATACCTTTGCAGATTTTCCTTATTTCAATCCACGTGCGCCTCGCGGCGCACGACATGGCGTTGACGGATATACCAAGGAAATGGTGGATATTTCAATCCACGTGCGCCTCGCGGCGCACGACGCGCTGGAAACGACGGTGGCGGAAGGCCGCGCGTCATTTCAATCCACGTGCGCCTCGCGGCGCACGACTCTGCAATGCGGTATTTCTGCCCCTTGGCGGCCTATTTCAATCCACGTGCGCCTCGCGGCGCACGACTGTTTTGCTTGCCATATTCCCGCACCTGACGCAAATTTCAATCCACGTGCGCCTCGCGGCGCACGACAAATTTACCACTAAAACGGCTTGGAGGTTATCATATTTCAATCCACGTGCGCCTCGCGGCGCACGACAGCCCAAAAAGGCTCATTATCCCACATAGTCAAACATTTTGCACAGATTCCGGCAACACGCACCGCTCTATCCCATACGCGCAGCAAAATCTGCGCATTTTCTCCGCGATTCGCGGTGCGAAAACATCCGGTGATGCATGTGCGCTTCCCTTTCGCACCGCTGCACAATCGGCGCTGGGAACGGGCGTATTGCACACATATCAATAGACGGACGTGTAGATATCCAGCATATCCGAAAGGGAAAGCGGCGCGTAGTTGTTGGCAAGCAGGCGCCCCTGGCCCGCCAGCACGCCCTGGGCAAAGCCCTCAAGCGCATCCCTACCGATGCCGTAATCCCGCAGGGGCTTTCTCGGCTGCACCTGGTCAAAGAGCGCGAAGGCGCACGCGAGCGCCTCCTGCCTCGGCACGCCGAGATACTGGGCAAAGAGGTCCTCCAGCGCGTTGATCCTGCCCACGGGCTGAAGCTGCTTATACTTGCGCAGCGTGGCCGCAAACACCAGCTGGTTGGCCTCGCCGTGCGGGATGTGATAGCCGCCGCCCAGGGGGTAGCTCAGCGCGTGCACCGCCGCGCAGCCCGCCGAGCAGAACGCAAGCCCCGCGTAGTTTGCCGCCAGCAAAAAGTCTTCCTTGCGCTCCACCCAGCGCGCTTGGCCCGCCTCGGCAATGAAGGCGTACCCCTCCAGTATCAGCCGGATCGCCTCCCTGGAAAACAGCGCGCTGTGGGGCGTGGCCTTGGGCGAGAGGAACGCCTCCACCGCGTGGATCAGCGCGTCAATGGAACTGGTGGCAAAGAACGCATAGGGCAGCCCCGCGATCAGCTCCGGAATGAGCACGGATTTGGCAGGAAACATCAGGTCGTTGTTGAGGCCCCGCTTGGTATGCAGGCTGAGCAGCTCCACCGCGCAGGCGTTGGTCACCTCTGAGCCGGTGCCGCAGGTGGTGGGCAGCGCGTACACGTCACAGACGCGCTCCGGCGCCTCATTGCCCAGGAAAAGGTCCTCCGTTTTGCCCGATGAGACACGCAAAGAGAGCATCTTGGCCGTATCCAGTACGCTGCCGCCCCCGATGGCGATGATGCGGCGCACGCCTTTGGGCAGATCGCGCCGGATAGCGTCCACCATGGCCGTGGTGGGCTCGCCCGCGCCGTACGCCTCCAGAAACAGCGTGCCACAGGCAGGCTGCAGCGGCTGCACAAACTGTTTGTAGAGAAATTCGTTTGTCAGGATAAAATCCCCCGCGCCCACCTGTTCATCCGCCAAAAACGCCTCCAGCGTATCGTAAAAGCGCAAATCCAAGTGCATTTTAAATGCCTTCATCCAGCATGGCTCCCTTCAAGTTGAACGTGAAAGTCGTATCTGGGTTGTTTTTCCTAATTATACCATGCGGATACCATGCGCGTCCCCCCATTAGACGCTTTTGCGCGGCACGCGCACAAGCCGCATGAGCTTTAAAATAGGCAGACGCTCGGCAGGTTATCGCCAAAGGCGCGCCGGACGGCGTGCCGCAGCTGCAAGGCTCGCAACACAGACGCCCCGTGCGCTGCACGCGATCGGGGCAGGCGCCGATGCAGCCGCAGCAATATGGCCGCGCAGTCCTTGCATTTTACACGCGGCAGCTGTGAGGCCCGCGCAGCGAGGCCGAAGCATGGCCAACCGCACCGGCGCAGCCGTTCCCACGCGCGCATCGCACGCGCAATCGCGCGAAACACGCCGTCAGGCAGGGACACGCCCGTACAGCCGACCCTTGTATCTTACACGCGGCTGCTGTGAGGCCCGCACCGCTTTGTACCCCCAAATCAATGGGCATAGGCTGCTACCGCTGCCGCGCAACGCGTTTTGTCTTATACTTTGCCATACATCCGCTACACGCCTGTGCGGGGAAGGTTTTGAAAACCCCCGGCGTGGTCCCCGCGCGCCCCTTTGCCTCACAATACCGGCCCGAAGCTTTTTGCCGGCCAGTTTTCATCCCATGCCCGTCAGCGGGGCTGGCACTGGGGGCAGTAATACACATTGCCGCCGAGGTACGCGCCCTTTTCGATTGCCGCGCCACACACAGGACAGGGCCTGCCGCAGGTTTTGCTGTTCAAAAGGGTGGCGTAGCCCCCTGTGCAGCCGTACAGGTCGCGCTCCGTATCCCGCCCGCCCTTGCTGGTCATCTCAAGCAGGGTATCCTTGAGGCTTTGATACAGCGCCGCAAGCGCCGCATCGTCCAGCGTGCCCATCCGGCGCTTGGGGTGCAGCTTCGCGCGCAGGAGTATGTCCTGCAGCACGCCGTTGCCCACGCCCGGGATG
Above is a window of Maliibacterium massiliense DNA encoding:
- a CDS encoding aldo/keto reductase; amino-acid sequence: MRYAKLPRAKEEISCITMGTWAIGGNGWGDVDDDVSVDAIHAMIEQGVNLIDCAPPYGFGHAEEVLGRAIASRRGQVRVLTKFGSTWPNGPEKGLVRNNSRQSCFDECEKSLRRLQVDCIDYYLVHWPDPNVEVEETMAAMVDLQKQGKIRHIGVSNFPIDLLERAMQVANVVVNQLPFSMLNRHAEDTMAWCKAHDIGIITYGSLGSGLLSGKVRVNPKYEITDVRGRFYGKYYEDEMFAKIMRLVDTLDAIAQARGVPISQVAVNWSAQHPLVDSPIMGVRTRAHALENTAAMDWTLTPEEIARIDSRIDETVGRGADVIHKTHVQKK
- a CDS encoding aldo/keto reductase, producing the protein MHFKQFPGTDMNVSTISVGTWGTGGYAWGEDFDEAAAIDAIVAMLDAGVNFIDTAPAYGCGYAEQLVGKAIAGRKDKVFIATKFGSTQPGGVGTPYIRDNSRANCLKECDESLSRLGVDCIDLYIIHWPDPNVPIAETMGALTDLQKAGKIRYIGVSNFSPAQIEEARAYGEIVMNQLPYSMINRYAEDTMAWCMQHGAGIMTYGSLGAGLLSGKIRQKPQFSPEDIRGGFYGNIYAEPNFSNTMKLMETLDAIAADHSVPVSQVAINWSRQHPLVTSAILGVRSRRHALENAAALSWDLSDAEMARINLAIEATVGMGASVGPAKKGD
- a CDS encoding MarR family transcriptional regulator, with protein sequence MWDMLFDFAWIDQFKSIFRRFHRQLDQLYAPYGLTAVQAGVLISLNRFGEQTLGELSGHLSLSKSNLSTLCKRMARDGWVDRVRDGEDERRVYIRLTQRAQGVLCRVQAQQATRLQQAGAALTQSDKLQVLRGLETLDTYLRRLEE
- a CDS encoding ABC transporter ATP-binding protein, translated to MKRIFKELSRFKLELLLVILSVFGTVYGNLSLPNYLSRIINEGIARQDTALILNTGLIMLGFTLLAMVCNVLTGLFASRIAMGLGRNVRSQVFAKVQHFSQEEFDHFSTASLITRTNNDILQTQNFMVMFLRIILMAPIMCIGGVAMAYAKSPTMSMVLLVSIPLLIVLVVLIARRALPLSRAMQKKVDRINLVLREKLTGIRVIRAFGTEKHEDERFAQANDDLMRNAMKMQRTMALLMPALLLVLNGTVVFLLWFGGQGVPSGATRTGDIIAVIQYVMQIMMSVAMLSMVFVMYPRAAASAERIGEVMDTQPSITDPPQPKDNPAVRGHLAFQDVTFTFPGSDEPALRHISFEARPGETTAIIGSTGAGKSALVNLIPRFYDVQQGAVLIDGVNVKDYDHAVLRRKIGYVPQKALLFNGDVRENIRFGDAEADDARVEEAARIAQAYDFVAAKKSGFDSHIAQGGGNVSGGQRQRLAIARAIVRRPEIYIFDDSFSALDFKTDAALREALAAETSQATVLIVAQRVSTIMNAQRIIVLDDGEMVGMGTHRELLNTCETYREIVQSQLSEEEMAL
- a CDS encoding ABC transporter ATP-binding protein; protein product: MMRSHGRAVSDGNKPKDLKGTFKRLFGYMSPYKKGLIAMVVCVVVSTIFTSLGPYILGLSTDTIAKTVTENMPVAEAFARFIRILVLLAAVYLLSSAFKYLAMYLMAGVSERTMYDLRHAVDAKLKRLPLNYFDSHAYGDVLSRVTNDVDTVANSLQQSVDQLISAVVSIVCIFTMMLIVSPILTLIGLVTIPITLFISMRIIKRSQKYFRGQQRALGDINGYVEEMYNGHNVIAAFGREESVIQGFEAANAVLYNNAWKAQFASSIIMPMTQALTNVGYVAVAVTSGFLVIGGRLSIGMIQSFIQYLRQFSQPITQVAQIANVLQSTAAAGERIFQFLDESEEPQENPQPQFPAQIKGDVTFDHVRFGYSSDRVLIQDLNLHVPAGDKVAIVGPTGAGKTTLVNLLLRFYDVSGGAIRIDGVDIRDMTREKLRSLFGMVLQDTWLFTGTIADNIRYGKLDATDEEVVAAAKAAHCHSFIKTLPGGYNMMLEEGATNLAQGQRQLLTIARAILADCPILILDEATSSVDTRTEVRIQKAMNNLMRGRTSFVIAHRLSTIKDSEMILYMQDGDIKETGNHKTLLARGGYYAKLYNSQFAENNARA
- a CDS encoding iron-containing alcohol dehydrogenase produces the protein MKAFKMHLDLRFYDTLEAFLADEQVGAGDFILTNEFLYKQFVQPLQPACGTLFLEAYGAGEPTTAMVDAIRRDLPKGVRRIIAIGGGSVLDTAKMLSLRVSSGKTEDLFLGNEAPERVCDVYALPTTCGTGSEVTNACAVELLSLHTKRGLNNDLMFPAKSVLIPELIAGLPYAFFATSSIDALIHAVEAFLSPKATPHSALFSREAIRLILEGYAFIAEAGQARWVERKEDFLLAANYAGLAFCSAGCAAVHALSYPLGGGYHIPHGEANQLVFAATLRKYKQLQPVGRINALEDLFAQYLGVPRQEALACAFALFDQVQPRKPLRDYGIGRDALEGFAQGVLAGQGRLLANNYAPLSLSDMLDIYTSVY